The Bdellovibrio bacteriovorus W nucleotide sequence AAGAAATATCTAGGTTGATTTTAGGAGTCGTTTTTTTTGCGCTTGGCGCTTTCGTTTTTGCCACGTCTTTCCTCATTATTTGATTGTGATAGTGGAGTTAATGTCCGTAAAATCATAGTATGACGGCATCTGGGTTCACAAATATAAAATTTTGCTTATTCAATGCGGAAAATCTGTTTTTAATGTTTGACCGTGAACCCGACGAGAGCGTCCTTGATTTAAAGGATGCGCAATGGAAACGCCTATCCAGCTCTATCTATCCGAATAAGTCTTTAAAAAAAGTCCTCGATATCAGCAAAGCCCTTCAAGAAATCGATGCCGATATCGTTATGCTGATTGAAGTCGGAGGCTTAGAGTCTCTTGCAAATTTGAATAAACTTTTTTTAAGCTCTCAGTACTCCTGCTACCTTGTCGAGGGAAACTCGGACCGTAATATCGATGTCGGCTTTTTAGTTAAAAAGAATCTACCTTTTGATATTGAACTCAAAAGCAATAAAAACCGCCCTATCAATTATCTCTATCCTCACGAAAGAGAATCCATCGAAAAAGGCTACTCGGACTCTCAGAACTCCAGCCACTACTTCTCGCGTGATGTGGTGGAATTGCGCTTAAGCCAAGGCGAAAACCCTGCGTTTTTACAAATCCTATTGACCCATTTAAAATCTCGACTGGATCCAGAGCGCATCGACCCCAATGGTTTTGAACGCCGCCAAGCTGAACTTAAAACCTTGCTTGATATCTACACTGAATCTCGCTCTCAAAATAAGATCCCCACAGTGGTGGCAGGCGACTTCAATGGCAACGCCAGCCGTATAGAAACAGATGAAGAGTTTAAAGAGATTTACACTCGCACAGATCTTTTAGATGTCTTAGAAGTTTGCCAATTACCACAAGAGGAACGCGCGACTTTTTACCAAGTCAGAAATGGCGGTAGAGCTGATGGACGACAGATCGACTTTGTGTTTCTATCAGAAGAACTGCATCCACTTGTGAAACCGCAAAGCGCCTTCGTCTATCAATACAAAAACCACCGTGGAGAAACTCTTCCCCCACCGCGCAGTTTAGATGCAAAATCACAATTGCCATCAGATCACTACCCCTTGGTTTTTGAAATCGAAAATCTTAAATTGAGTCTCTAAAAAACTTCCTTCTTGTTTTATTGCAGATTAAATCTTCGCCACGTTCTGAATGATTGACGATTTTGTAAGACAAATTTATCTTTATGACATTATGGCAATGCAAAAAACGACGATTCCTGAATTTCAAATTTCGACAAAAGTGGTCTACATCCCTTCCGAATCCAAGCCAGAAGAGGGTTACCACTTTTTTGCCTATAAAATTTCAATCACAAATACGGGCAATTCACCCGCTCAATTGATGAGTCGCCATTGGACTATCACTGATGCTCTTGGCAAAAAAGAAGAAGTGCGCGGCCCTGGTGTTGTCGGCATGCAGCCAAAAATCCAACCTGGGCAAACATTTGAGTACGACAGTGCCTGCCCACTTTCGACTAATACCGGCAGTATGCTGGGGAAATACTACTTCGTAGCCGAAAGTGGCGAGAGTTTTACGGTCGAAGTGCCCGAGTTCTATTTAATTGCTCCACAGGCACTGCATTAAAAGCAAAAGTCTAGTTTTCGGAATTTTCCTAGCTCTTTCGTAAAAAGCCATGCTAAACCTCGGCCGTTTCAAATTGTCGGGGGTAAAATGGCTTTCTTTACGAATCTGCGCGAGTTTTTAGGTTTTCCAAAACAAGAAACTTGCCTATGCATGATCGTAAGCGAGCAAGAAGGCGCTGAGATTTGGATCAATGGAGAAAGAACAGAGCACCTCACTCCAAAAGCCATCGCAATTCCACGAAACTCTGAAGTGAATATCATGCTGCGCCTATACGCCCATGAGGATCACTACGCGACAATCAAATCAGGACATCACCTATCGTTCTACCACTGCGAACTAGACAGAACTCCCCTACGCCTCGTCCAAGGCGGAAATTACCATTCTCTAGAATACTAATTTTTTATAACCACACTCTACGGCGATGGCTTTTCTTGAAGTAAATACTTCGAGCTTCTGCGTATAACAATCTCAACGTCGTCAAAAGAACGTCAGTATTTAAAGCGAATTTTTTGAAGGCAATAAGGCTGTGGGCTGGAGAACCCCCTATAAAGTGGGGCTTCGGCGGGCACGACGCCCGCGACCGCCTTTGGCGGTCAAGACAGCCGATTGAGCCTGGACAAAAATAGCAGGATGCTATTTTTGAGCTTCAGCCCCAAAGGGGTCAAGGGCAGGAGCCCGCGACATCGCGTCCCCACTTTATAGGGGGTTCTCCAGCTCACGGCCGTTCGACTTCTTTAACTAAGGACTGCGAAGGAAAGTTTTCCAGCCAGAACCATCGCGCTGATAGATGTAGCGTTCATGAAGTCGACCGTCGAGGCCAAACCAAAATTCTATTTCTTGAGGAACAACCCTCCAACCGCCCCAATTGAGAGGCCGAGGAACAGACTGTCCTTCGAATTGCTTTTCAAACTCTGCCACTCGGCGCGCAAGCCATTCACGATCTGGAATTTCTTGGCTTTGCTCAGAAGCCCATGCACCGATCTGACTTAGGCGAGAACGAGTTGCAAAATAGTTATCGCTTTCTGTCGCTGAGATCTTTTTTGCAATACCAGTGATGCGGATTTGTCGCCACATTTGTGGCCAATGAAAATTCAGGCATATATTCGGATTCACCGAAATATCTTGTCCTTTATGGCTATTGTAGTTGCCAAAAAAAACAAAACCCTCTGAAGAGAAGTCTTTTAAATAGACCACTCTCACAGAGGGAACTCCTTTTGCATCTACCGTAGCAACAGACATCGCTGTTGGCTCTGGGATGTTTTGCTCGACCGCCTCTTTTAAAAGGCGATCGAAGTGTTCAAAAGGACTGATCGAAAGATCAAACATTATTTCTTCTTTTGTTTTACAACTTCAAGAAGTTCAACGTCAAAAACTAGAACTGAATTTGGTGGAATACCAGGGCGTCCTGATGGTCCGTATGCAAGCTCAGCAGGGATGAAAAGTTTTGCTTTTCCACCTGGTTTCATAAGTTGAAGAGCTTCTGTCCAACCTGGGATAACACCGCTTACTGGAAATTCAGCAGGTTGACCACGGTCGTAAGAAGAGTCGAATTGCTCACCGTTAGTTAAAGCACCTTTGTAGTGAACTTTTACTACGTCATCTTTAGAAGGAGATGCACCAGTGCCCTCTTTCTCCATGATGTACTGAAGACCAGAAGTTGTTGTTTTAACTCCAGCAGCAGACTTGTTTTTTTCTAAGAATGCTTTGCCTTCTTTTTCATTAGAGTCAGCAACTTCTTGTTGTTTTTGCATTGCTAGCTCTTGAAGTTTCATCATAGCAGCTTGCATGTCGTCTTTAGACATTTCATTTTTGCCTGCAGCAGCGTCTTTAAGAGCCATTGCTAAAGCATCAGAATCAAAATCAATATTTTGTTGCTTCAAGTTGCCACCGATTTGTTGACCGATTGCATAGCTCGCCTTCTTGATGTCCGTATCAAGTTTAACTTTTTTCTGGCAAGCTGTCGTAAGTGCCATCGCCACAACGACAAATGCACCTAGAATCATTCTATTCATGCTGTCTCCCTATTAAGGTTGTTTTACTAACGATTTATCTTGCGATGATTTGAAGCATTTTCAAACAGATAACGCAGAGAGCGATGAAAGATTCATCGAAGAATGTTCCGAAAGGAACCTTTACTAAACTTAGACTTTTTTTGAACCCATTCAAAAAGCATCCCTGACTTCTTGCAAATCAGGGATGCACTCAACGAGTTTATGAGTTGGAGTTTTTATCTTTCTCAGTTTGAGTCTGAGAGTTTAAAGGCTGCTCTTCGTTTTGAGTAATCTGCGGCCCCACAGAACGTGTGTCTGTGCTATCCTCATTGAGTCCTTTTTTAAAGCCTCGAATAGCCTCACCCATAGAACGTCCCAAACTGGGAAGTTTTTTAGGCCCAAATAGCAATAGAGCAATACCGCCAATCAATAGAATTTCAGTCCATCCGAGATTCATGTTATTCTCCTAGTTAACTCAAACTACTATAATGCCGAAACGGTGGCAATAGATGTCAGAGGATTGGCTTAAAAGCGTATTATGCAAATTCTCTGTTCTGATTTTTCAGCCAAGGAGAAACAATGCTCGCTCACATCTTACTCCCCTTACTTCTAACTCCCACCTTTGCTCAATCCGGCTCAGGCCTGAAGCCGACAACGCCTCAAGCCTCTAAAGTTCAGGCTACCAAAATGAGCCGCGACATCTTTGAAAAAGAAGAAGATCCAGACAAACAAAACGCATCCTTCAGCGCAAAAGTTAAAGTGATTCGTCAAGAATCAGATGGGGTGGAAATATTTTTCGAAGGCACTAAGCAAAAAGGTGGCTACCTTCTTTTGAGCTCTAAAAAAGGTTATGGAAAAATGCTCGATGCTTTAGAGAAAAGCAGAAAGCCTCAAGGACCTTCGGTCTCTGTTCAGGCAGACCCCGATCAAAGAATCTTAGCCGTAGAGATTAAAGAATCCGAAGGTAAGAACGATGGTAAAATAGATTTTGGAACTCTTCCGGATCTATAAAAAAAGCTCCTTCGGTTGAAGGAGCCTTTCTCGTCTTTAGAACTAGAAAATTTCTCAGAGTAACCACAAGCATGCTAAAGCCACAGCTGTGGGAACCAGCGCCGCAAGAAGCAAATTCAAAGGCTTGATTCCACCGTCAAATTTACGACTTAAGATCGAGTAGCCAGCCGCATTCGGAGCATTGGCAATAATCGTCAATCCACCACCAGCAATCGCGCCGGCAACAAGTGCGTAGCGACTTCCTTCAGAAAGCCCCTCCACTTGAGATCCTAAATACGTCAAAGCCGCATTATCTGTAATCGCCGTCAATCCAGCGGCAGCTTTAAACAAAGCAAGATCACTCATGCTTGAAATCAAAGGCGTTAACCACCACTTTTGAAAGGCCCCAAACTGGATAATACCGCCAAGGAAAAGAGCCACAAGAAGAGACTCTTTTAACCTTAGAGTGTCTTGATATCTCTGAGTCACAGTTGCGACACCTAAGAATAGTAAAAACAAACCAAGGAAGGCATTTTGATAGTGCCCTGTAACCACCACGCCGACTAAGAATATCAAGTGGACAATCGTCACACCCATTGGGATTTTAGCGTGACTGCCCGTGATTCTTTTTTCAACTTCTTCAAGAGTAATGCAATTTTCTGAAAACTGCTTACGATAGAACGCCAAAAGAATGACAGTGTTAATAACAACTGCAACTGCTGACTTCCAACCTAGATGAGTGAAAACGTAAGAAAAATCCCATCCCCATTTACTAGCAACCATTAAGATCGGCGGCGCAGCAAATGGCGTCAAAGCTCCCCCAATGGATACGTTCACGAACAAGAAAGCAATGAGAGGATAAATAATCTTCTTAGCATCCTTTGAAATCATCGAGTTCAACATAAATGCTGTCACAGTCATCGCCGCTGGCTCTGTGATAAAGCTTCCTGACAACGGCCCTATGATCATAACTACAAAGAGATCTGTCACAACAGCCGGAGTCTTGAAGATCTTTTGAATAAATAGACTGATCGCTAAAATCCCTTGGCGCGCCACCGTTAGAATCGGACGTGTAGAGCAGACCACCATGATTGCAAAGATAAAGAATGGCTCTACAAATGACAGCCCCTCTTGGTATTCAATAGCGGACTTCCAACCCTCTAAAGAGATATAAACAATCATGAACAAACTTGCCCAGATTGCAAAAACGGCTTCGATTTCACCTAGCAGATGAAATACGTGTCTCCCCATAGAATCTTGAGGATAGCGGTGAGAGATTTGAAGAAACTTGCCGACCAAAAAGGTATGGATAACGGCAACACCAAAGAATATTGTTCCGAGTAATTCGATCTGTGTATATTGCATGGGTCAATGATAGACAGTAAGAATTCTATCTGCCAATTTAAACCGGAAGAGAAAATGTCGATTCTGCATCGAGTCCAAACCCCTGACTCAGGGATACTTTTTATTTACCTACTGAGCCACACACAAAGACATATTTTCTTGCATAAACTGTCTCTGTGCTTTCAATTGCTGAGCAGTAAAAATAAGATCCTGCGAAGAACAACGATTTTTTCTCACCAACTCTTCAACTGCTGCCTTCTCTGAAGGCGTGAATCCAAGAGTCCAAATCAATTTGATCTTCAACCACTCTGCCAAGAACTGGCATTGATATTTAGAATTCGGTGGCATGTACTTCTCAGGAGTTTTATCGCCCTTCGACATATTTTCACGCCCCATCACCGACAAGAGGTGATACTCATTACCTAGGAAATTAAAGTAAAGGCAGCGTTTCTGCTTACTCCACTGATAACCACCACTGATATATGCATTTTTAAGAGGAACAACGTGGTCAATCTGAACGTCTTGTGCATTAGTAAAAATACGCCCACTGTACGGATCGTCCCACTCTCCCCCGGTAATCGTGCAGCCTGAAGCGTTCGTTGTTACGGGAACACGAGAGTCCCTTTTCAAAACAACACCACGTGTATTTAAGCACGACCCCTGTTGCCTATCACGAATCCAGGTTCCGAAATGGCGAGAGCGATTATAAGGCTCATCGTAATCAGCAAACTTCTTATTATGAAAATCAAAATTTAATAAAAGAATCGCACCGGTTTTTGCGCGCAAGCTTCTAGCCAATTCTTTGAACTCTTCTAAAAGACGAAAGGGATCCAGCGTAGCAGGAAGTGAGCGAACTGGGACTGCTTTTTCACTGACGGTGAAGAATCCAAGTTCTTCCTTTTCGGCCCCTTCGTTTTCCTCAAAGAAGTCGAATGTGGTTTGTACCGCCTCATTTTCTAAAGCTGAAAGAGCATTTGCATAAAAACTTGTCCCCAAAGTGATTT carries:
- the apaG gene encoding ApaG (COG2967 Uncharacterized protein affecting Mg2+/Co2+ transport), whose translation is MIDDFVRQIYLYDIMAMQKTTIPEFQISTKVVYIPSESKPEEGYHFFAYKISITNTGNSPAQLMSRHWTITDALGKKEEVRGPGVVGMQPKIQPGQTFEYDSACPLSTNTGSMLGKYYFVAESGESFTVEVPEFYLIAPQALH
- a CDS encoding pyridoxamine 5'-phosphate oxidase (COG0259 Pyridoxamine-phosphate oxidase) — translated: MFDLSISPFEHFDRLLKEAVEQNIPEPTAMSVATVDAKGVPSVRVVYLKDFSSEGFVFFGNYNSHKGQDISVNPNICLNFHWPQMWRQIRITGIAKKISATESDNYFATRSRLSQIGAWASEQSQEIPDREWLARRVAEFEKQFEGQSVPRPLNWGGWRVVPQEIEFWFGLDGRLHERYIYQRDGSGWKTFLRSP
- a CDS encoding peptidyl-prolyl cis-trans isomerase, FKBP-type (COG0545 FKBP-type peptidyl-prolyl cis-trans isomerases 1); translation: MNRMILGAFVVVAMALTTACQKKVKLDTDIKKASYAIGQQIGGNLKQQNIDFDSDALAMALKDAAAGKNEMSKDDMQAAMMKLQELAMQKQQEVADSNEKEGKAFLEKNKSAAGVKTTTSGLQYIMEKEGTGASPSKDDVVKVHYKGALTNGEQFDSSYDRGQPAEFPVSGVIPGWTEALQLMKPGGKAKLFIPAELAYGPSGRPGIPPNSVLVFDVELLEVVKQKKK
- a CDS encoding twin-arginine-dependent translocase protein (COG1826 Sec-independent protein secretion pathway components), which encodes MNLGWTEILLIGGIALLLFGPKKLPSLGRSMGEAIRGFKKGLNEDSTDTRSVGPQITQNEEQPLNSQTQTEKDKNSNS
- a CDS encoding hypothetical protein (COG1055 Na+/H+ antiporter NhaD and related arsenite permeases), translating into MQYTQIELLGTIFFGVAVIHTFLVGKFLQISHRYPQDSMGRHVFHLLGEIEAVFAIWASLFMIVYISLEGWKSAIEYQEGLSFVEPFFIFAIMVVCSTRPILTVARQGILAISLFIQKIFKTPAVVTDLFVVMIIGPLSGSFITEPAAMTVTAFMLNSMISKDAKKIIYPLIAFLFVNVSIGGALTPFAAPPILMVASKWGWDFSYVFTHLGWKSAVAVVINTVILLAFYRKQFSENCITLEEVEKRITGSHAKIPMGVTIVHLIFLVGVVVTGHYQNAFLGLFLLFLGVATVTQRYQDTLRLKESLLVALFLGGIIQFGAFQKWWLTPLISSMSDLALFKAAAGLTAITDNAALTYLGSQVEGLSEGSRYALVAGAIAGGGLTIIANAPNAAGYSILSRKFDGGIKPLNLLLAALVPTAVALACLWLL
- a CDS encoding putative secreted protein is translated as MKVNHLRAFIFAFVFQITLGTSFYANALSALENEAVQTTFDFFEENEGAEKEELGFFTVSEKAVPVRSLPATLDPFRLLEEFKELARSLRAKTGAILLLNFDFHNKKFADYDEPYNRSRHFGTWIRDRQQGSCLNTRGVVLKRDSRVPVTTNASGCTITGGEWDDPYSGRIFTNAQDVQIDHVVPLKNAYISGGYQWSKQKRCLYFNFLGNEYHLLSVMGRENMSKGDKTPEKYMPPNSKYQCQFLAEWLKIKLIWTLGFTPSEKAAVEELVRKNRCSSQDLIFTAQQLKAQRQFMQENMSLCVAQ